A portion of the Cervus elaphus chromosome X, mCerEla1.1, whole genome shotgun sequence genome contains these proteins:
- the WDR13 gene encoding WD repeat-containing protein 13 isoform X5, translating into MRGVGGGKMVGDCRQGLLGSRGRTRRKRRPGNGRGVAAGLSSRREFRTQYIRRRSQLLRENAKAGHPPALRRQYLRLRGQLLGQRYGPLSEPGSARAYSNSIVRSSRTTLDRMEDFEDDPRALGARGHRRSVSRGSYQLQAQMNRAVYEDRPPGSVVPTSAAEASRAMAGDTSLSENYAFAGMYHVFDQHVDEAVPRVRFANDDRHRLACCSLDGSISLCQLVPAPPTVLRVLRGHTRGVSDFAWSLSNDILVSTSLDATMRIWASEDGRCIREIPDPDGAELLCCTFQPVNNNLTVVGNAKHNVHVMNISTGKKVKGGSSKLTGRVLALSFDAPGRLLWAGDDRGSVFSFLFDMATGKLTKAKRLVVHEGSPVTSISARSWVSREARDPSLLINACLNKLLLYRVVDNEGTLQLKRSFPIEQSSHPVRSIFCPLMSFRQGACVVTGSEDMCVHFFDVERAAKAAVNKLQGHSAPVLDVSFNCDESLLASSDASGMVIVWRREQK; encoded by the exons ATgcgtggggtgggagggggcaagATGGTTGGGGATTGCCGACAAGGATTACTAG GCTCCCGCGGGCGGACACGCCGGAAGAGGAGGCCAGGGAATGGCCGCGGTGTGGCAGCAGGTCTTAGCAGTAGACGCGAG TTTCGGACGCAATATATCCGACGGCGCAGCCAGCTACTGCGAGAGAATGCCAAAGCTGGGCACCCTCCAGCATTGCGTCGGCAGTACCTGAGGCTGCGTGGGCAGCTGCTGGGCCAGCGTTACGGGCCCCTCTCTGAGCCAGGCAGTGCTCGTGCCTATAGCAACAGCATCGTCCGCAGCAGCCGCACTACCCTTGACCGCATGGAG GACTTTGAAGATGATCCTCGGGCCCTGGGGGCCCGTGGGCACCGCCGCTCTGTCAGCCGAGGCTCCTACCAACTGCAAGCACAGATGAACCGTGCTGTCTATGAGGACAG GCCCCCAGGCAGCGTGGTGCCCACCTCAGCGGCAGAAGCAAGTCGAGCCATGGCTGGGGACACATCGTTGAGCGAGAACTATGCCTTTGCGGGCATGTACCATGTTTTTGACCAGCACGTGGATGAGGCAG TCCCCAGGGTGCGCTTCGCCAATGATGACCGGCACCGCCTGGCCTGTTGCTCACTTGATGGCAGCATCTCACTGTGCCAGCTGGTACCTGCCCCGCCCACCGTGCTCCGAGTGCTGCGGGGCCACACCCGCGGGGTCTCCGACTTTGCCTGGTCTCTCTCCAATGACATCCTTGTGTCCACCTCCCTTGATGCCACCATGCGCATCTGGGCCTCTGAGGATGGCCGCTGCATCCGGGAGATCCCTGACCCTGACGGCGCTGAACTGCTCTGCTGCACCTTCCAGCCGGTCAACAACAACCTTACCGTG GTGGGGAATGCCAAGCACAATGTGCACGTCATGAACATCTCCACGGGCAAGAAAGTGAAGGGTGGTTCCAGCAAGCTGACGGGCCGCGTCCTCGCTCTGTCCTTTGATGCCCCTGGCCGACTTCTCTGGGCGGGTGATGACCGTGGCAgtgttttctccttcctctttgacATGGCCACAG GGAAGCTGACCAAAGCCAAGCGTCTGGTGGTGCACGAGGGCAGCCCCGTGACCAGCATCTCTGCCCGCTCCTGGGTCAGCCGTGAGGCCCGGGACCCCTCACTACTCATCAATGCTTGCCTCAACAAGCTGCTGCTCTACAG AGTGGTGGACAATGAGGGGACCCTGCAGCTGAAGAGAAGCTTCCCCATTGAGCAGAGCTCACACCCTGTGCGCAGTATCTTCTGCCCTCTCATGTCCTTCCGCCAGGGGGCCTGTGTGG TGACTGGCAGTGAGGACATGTGCGTGCATTTCTTTGACGTGGAGCGGGCAGCCAAGGCCGCCGTCAACAAGCTGCAGGGCCACAGTGCGCCCGTGCTGGATGTCAGCTTTAACTGTGATGAGAGCCTGCTGGCTTCAAGCGACGCTAGTGGCATGGTTATCGTCTGGAGGCGGGAGCAAAAGTAG